GAATGCGATGTGACCTTTCCCTTTAGCCAGACCACGACGGATAGCCTCCACAGCGCTATCTACGCTCACCTGACCGGGCATGGAAAAATCATTTTGGCGGGTCAGTGGCGTGTCAACAAAGCCCGGCGAGACGACCGTGACGGCAATCCCTTTTGGCTCCCAATCCAGACGCAGGCTATTGGCAAACCAGGTCAGCGCCGCTTTCGATGCACCATAAGCCTCTGCCCGTGGGAAGTGCAGCCAGTGTGCCATGGAGCTGACCAGCACCACGCGGTTTCCCGAAACCAACTGCCCCTGTAGCGCGGCCAGACAGTTTACCGGCCCCAGAACATTGGTGGTCATCACCCGTTCCACCAGCGCGGCATCCACAACGCCATGATCCAGATATTCACAGGTTCCCGCACAGAGAATGACCAAATCGGCAGCGCAGTTGGACAGCGCCTGACGGCAGGCCTCAGGATCGGTCATATCGAACGACCTAACCGTAATGTTTGGGCTGTATTGGTGTAACGCCTCCAGCCGGTCTGGATCTCGCCCGCAAGCGATGACGCGGTAGCCGTCATCGGCCCAGGATTTTGCGAGCCCCTCGCCTATGCCAGAGCTTGCACCCGTGATGAGGACCGTTTTCATGAACGCACCCTCCTTTTCACACCGCGCACCGCCCAGCCCAGTAACGGAAGGTGTTCGTAGATCATCTCTCCGGCGTCGTAATAATCGCGCTGACGAATAATCAGATCGTCCTGAATATCCACGATTGAGCATCCCTGCAGGGTAAGTGCGTCTCCCCCAGCAACTCGCGGGTGGGCCCAGTGCATGGTCCAGGTTACGGCAAAACGATGGCCGCTGCTGAGGGAAGGGTCAATGGAAAAGTGGCACTGCTCAACATTAGCCAGCAGATGGGTGAAGTAACGCTGGATCGCAACCAGCCCCTCATGTTCACCAAACGGGTCGATAAGCGAAGCATCCGGATGATAAATCGCGGCCAGCGCCGATGGCTGCTGGGTATCCAGCTTAGCGTAGTAATCCACAAATCGGTTGATGACGGATGACAATGTGTTCATGAGTCTCACCTGGGCTTTGAACAACGTGGCGTAATCGCACAATTAAAATCTACACAATTATTTTTATTTGTCCAAGTTTTAACGGGGTTATTTTTTATTTCATAATAATTTCAATAGATTACTTATATCTATTTTACAGATGAAACTTTTTATTCTTAGACGGCGTCACCCGCCCGCCACCTTTGCAGGTGGCAGCGAAGTGAAAGATTGCGAGATGAAAAAAGCGGAATTACAGAGGAATGACGTCTAAGGAAGCGACGTGCTGTTGCCAAAGGTCAATCTGTTTTTTGCGAGCCGCGGTGAGTTTACCGGTGGTGACCAGCAGCCATTTTCGCTCCGGGAAAATCTCTGGTGCCAGAGTGGCTGGCGGTACGGGAAGGACGTCAATGCGAAGCCCCTGACCGGTGCGCATGAGCGCTTCGAGCCAAATTTCGCACGGATCGCTCAGATGCCAACCGGTAATCAGATAGTTATCACCTGGCGCTCTTTTATCCCCTTCAAGGCAAAACGACGTGTAGGAGATGATGATGCCGTCGAGGATTTCGCGCAGGGTCATCATCGCCGGAATATTGGCCGAGACTTTGCTGCGCAGCGGACGCAATACTTCACGGACCAGTTCCGTACGCGGATACTCGCGGCCTGCGTCGTAAATCAGCTGGCGCAGGGATTCGATTTTTCCCTCTTTCAACCGCTGCAACATGCTTTCCTGCAGGGCAAGCCAATTATTTGTTCGACGCGTGCCTGGGCGAGCCAGCAGCGGTTTCACCTGGCTGACCGGAACCCCTTTTTTCACCCAGTCGAGAATTTTTAACGCCTGCTGGACATCGTCATCGCTGTACAACCGGTGGCCACCGTCTGTGCGCATCGGTTTGAGCAGGCCGTAACGACGCTGCCAAGCACGGAGCGTCGTCGCATTTATCCCACAAAGCCGGGAAAATTCACCGATGGAGTAAGACATGTACTCAGCCTGATAGTAAACAATGCTCTCAATATACTACGAATAGCGTCAGGTTGAATGACGTCGTTGTCACCGCGACAAACACCAGATCGAATGGATGGCTGATAGTCACCGGATTGCTCAATACCGGTCCTGGCACCACAATTCCACCATCATCGTGACGCAGAACTCATTGCGGATGCGCAGTACGTCCGCAAAGGACTGGCGTACGGTTAACGTCATGCAGTACAGCAGCAATGGTAGTACCTATTGCCCCCGGCCCCAGATGCGGAAAACACAATTCACCCCGCACCCGCTCATCAGCGGTGAAGATCCTGTTGCGAACCGCGTTATTAACCCCTAACGTGAGCATTATTCTTCACCCTTTGGGTATTCATTGTTTTGATTGACGAGGGAAAATGGAACGCTTGTTTGTCTACGGGACGCTGCGCCCAGGCCACGAAAATGCCTATATTCTGGAAAACATCGGTGGAGACTGGCTGCCGGGTTACGTGACAGGCACGTTTTATGAGCGTGGCTGGGGCGCTGCCGCAGATTTTCCGGGGATCGTGCTGGATGATCACGGGTCGCGCATCAACGGTTATCTATTTTTATCTGATAATCTCGAAGCGCACTGGCCAATGTTGGATGAATTTGAAGACGGCTACGATCGCGTTGAGGTTGTGGTTACTACAGCGGAAGACCAGCAGGTTACGGCATGGGTTTATCAGTTACAGCCACAGACACGCCAGTAGCGTTTAGGGTATATAAATCAAATACGCCCATCGCCCTGCCACAGCCAAATTGAAAAATCCCGCTTATGGCAACCTAAGCGGGACGCGAACATCACAACCTCAATGTTGCTTGTTTCCAAACACCCTAAACAACCGTTATTCATTGCCCCATTGATTCAGGAATGTCGCGATTTCATCAATACGAAACTCGTCAATACCGGCTTCACTGGCCATCTCTTTCTGCGCCTCTTCACTGATCTCTTCGTTATTCATTAAGCGGGTAATCAGCAGTTGGAAATAGCGCGCCAGAGCGTCACGTTCTGACTCGCTCACCGGCTTTTCAGATTCCGTCGCATACTCATCCGTGATGTCATAAAATTTAAGTGGTATTTCATTGCTCATACGTCGTCCCCAAGGGTTAAGGTCTATATCTATTGATATTAGCACCTTACCATAAATCATGCAGTTAATGACATCTAACCACATGAATCTAAAACATAAAACAGGTTATTTAATACCGACTACAACCACACCGACTCGAACCATACACCAAGTCATGAAGATGGCTCATGTCTATTGAAATTAAATCACTTTTACTCACTCGATGAGTCTGGCATAAATTGTGCAATACTATAAACAAGATGAAACCTGCAAAATTATAAAACCTGAAAACCTTGGCAAAGCAAGCAATAATTTCAGGTTTTATATCAAGAATTAGGATGCGAGATCGCAATGAATAAGAATTTTACCTTTACGATTAAGAACACGTGTTTCGATGAAAATTATAACCCCTCCGAAAACACGCGTATTACGACCAACTTTGCGAACTTGGCGAGAGGAAAAAATCGCCAGGAGAACTTGCGCAACGCCTTAACGATGATTGACAATCGCTTCAATTCCCTAGCAAGTTGGGATAACCCCAAAGGGGATCGCTATTCTGTCGAACTTGATATCATTTCCGTTGAGGTTGATATAGAAGGCAATGGCGATAGCTTCCCCGTCATTGAAATACTGAAAACCAATATTGTCGATAAAAAAACTAACGAGCGCATTGAAGGTATTGTAGGAAATAACTTCTCCTCCTACGTGCGAGATTATGATTTTAGCGTATTGCTGGCAGATCATAATAAGAATCACCCCGGATTTAGCACCCCCGATAACTTTGGCGATCTGCATGGCAATATCTTTAAATGCTTCGTAAATTCAGATTGTTACAAAGATAGCTTTAGTAAATCGCCAGTTATCTGCCTGAGTGTTTCAAGTAAAAACACCTACCATCGGACTGGCAATCAGCACCCTGTGTTAGGCGTCGAATACCAGCAAGATGAATATTCATTGACCGATCAATACTTCCATAAAATGGGATTGCAAGCTCGCTATTTTATGCCGCAAAATAGCGTCGCGCCTTTAGCTTTCTATTTTTCTGGTGACTTACTGAGTGATTACACGAATCTTGAGCTGATCAGCACCATCGCCACGATGGAGACTTTTCAAAAGATTTACCGACCTGAGATTTACAATGCCAATTCTCCGGCAGGCCAATGCTATCAGCCAAGCCTGAATCATCAGGATCATTCATTCACTCAAATTGTTTACGATAGAGAAGAACGTAGCCTGTTGGCTATCGAGCAGGGAAAGTTTACTGAGAAAAACTTCATCAAACCATACCACGCTATTCTTGAGCAATGGTCTGCTAATTACGTTCTTTGATTAACCAAACACACAAGGTCACCGATTATTATGAAAATATTGTTACCCACCTCCACGGCTGGCAGCTTACCGAAACCTTCTTGGCTGGCGCAGCCTGAGACACTGTGGTCCCCTTGGAAATTACAAGGTGAAGAATTGATTGAGGGCAAACAAGATGCGCTACGTTTGAGCCTAGCAGATCAACTACAGGCAGGGATTGATATTGTTAGCGATGGTGAGCAAACGCGACAACATTTTGTCACGACCTTTATTGAGCACCTCAGCGGTGTTGATTTTGAGAAACGTGAGATCGTCAAAATTCGTAATCGCTATGACGCGAGTGTGCCGACAGTCATTGGTGCCGTGGTTCGCCAAAAGCCCGTTTTTGTTGAAGATGCCAAGTTTTTACGTCAGCAAACCACGCAACCCATTAAATGGGCACTGCCTGGCCCAATGACGATGATCGATACGCTCTATGATAGCCACTATAAGAGCCGCGAAAAACTCGCCTGGGAATTCGCCAAAATTCTCAATCAAGAAGCCAAAGAATTAGAGGCTGCGGGTGTCGATATTATCCAATTTGATGAGCCCGCATTTAATGTTTTCTTTGATGAGGTGAATGATTGGGGCATTGCCGCATTAGAAAGAGCCGTTGAAGGGCTTAAATGTGAAACTGCGGTACATATTTGCTATGGCTATGGCATCAAAGCCAATACCGATTGGAAAAAGACGCTGGGCTCCGAGTGGCGGCAATATGAAGAAATTTTTCCTAAGCTGCAAAAATCGGCGATTGATATCATTTCACTGGAATGTCAGAACTCTCGGGTTCCAATGGATCTTATTGAACTCATTCGCGGTAAAAAAGTGATGGTAGGTGCCATTGACGTGGCAACTAATACCATTGAGACACCCGAGGAAGTCGCCGATACGTTACGAAAAGCACTGCAGTTTGTGGATGCCGACAAGCTCTATCCGTCGACCAACTGTGGCATGACTCCTTTATCTCGTCGCGTCGCAAGAGGCAAGCTCAATGCGTTAAGTGCGGGTGCGGAAATCGTCCGCAAAGAACTCTTGGCTAAATAACATCGCCAAATAGTCAATCACTTGAGGCGAGTTCAGCGATACATCAGCCTTAATGAAAAGCCCATAAGGGCTTTTCATCTATATACGCATCGGCAAAACGTTAATTACCACATCAAATCATCAGGCACTTTAAAATCAGCATATGGATCGTCTTCATCCTGCTCTTCCTGACTCAGCGCACTATTTAATACAATACTGTTCGCATCTCGCTGCGCAATTTTATCGGCTACGCTTGCAGGGATAATAACGTA
This genomic interval from Pectobacterium aquaticum contains the following:
- a CDS encoding SDR family NAD(P)-dependent oxidoreductase, with amino-acid sequence MKTVLITGASSGIGEGLAKSWADDGYRVIACGRDPDRLEALHQYSPNITVRSFDMTDPEACRQALSNCAADLVILCAGTCEYLDHGVVDAALVERVMTTNVLGPVNCLAALQGQLVSGNRVVLVSSMAHWLHFPRAEAYGASKAALTWFANSLRLDWEPKGIAVTVVSPGFVDTPLTRQNDFSMPGQVSVDSAVEAIRRGLAKGKGHIAFPAGFSLILRLLAGLPNFLQRALLRRMVRS
- a CDS encoding nuclear transport factor 2 family protein, which produces MNTLSSVINRFVDYYAKLDTQQPSALAAIYHPDASLIDPFGEHEGLVAIQRYFTHLLANVEQCHFSIDPSLSSGHRFAVTWTMHWAHPRVAGGDALTLQGCSIVDIQDDLIIRQRDYYDAGEMIYEHLPLLGWAVRGVKRRVRS
- a CDS encoding MerR family transcriptional regulator — encoded protein: MSYSIGEFSRLCGINATTLRAWQRRYGLLKPMRTDGGHRLYSDDDVQQALKILDWVKKGVPVSQVKPLLARPGTRRTNNWLALQESMLQRLKEGKIESLRQLIYDAGREYPRTELVREVLRPLRSKVSANIPAMMTLREILDGIIISYTSFCLEGDKRAPGDNYLITGWHLSDPCEIWLEALMRTGQGLRIDVLPVPPATLAPEIFPERKWLLVTTGKLTAARKKQIDLWQQHVASLDVIPL
- a CDS encoding gamma-glutamylcyclotransferase family protein, whose amino-acid sequence is MERLFVYGTLRPGHENAYILENIGGDWLPGYVTGTFYERGWGAAADFPGIVLDDHGSRINGYLFLSDNLEAHWPMLDEFEDGYDRVEVVVTTAEDQQVTAWVYQLQPQTRQ
- a CDS encoding YmjA family protein; protein product: MSNEIPLKFYDITDEYATESEKPVSESERDALARYFQLLITRLMNNEEISEEAQKEMASEAGIDEFRIDEIATFLNQWGNE
- a CDS encoding DUF1852 domain-containing protein is translated as MNKNFTFTIKNTCFDENYNPSENTRITTNFANLARGKNRQENLRNALTMIDNRFNSLASWDNPKGDRYSVELDIISVEVDIEGNGDSFPVIEILKTNIVDKKTNERIEGIVGNNFSSYVRDYDFSVLLADHNKNHPGFSTPDNFGDLHGNIFKCFVNSDCYKDSFSKSPVICLSVSSKNTYHRTGNQHPVLGVEYQQDEYSLTDQYFHKMGLQARYFMPQNSVAPLAFYFSGDLLSDYTNLELISTIATMETFQKIYRPEIYNANSPAGQCYQPSLNHQDHSFTQIVYDREERSLLAIEQGKFTEKNFIKPYHAILEQWSANYVL
- a CDS encoding methionine synthase, yielding MKILLPTSTAGSLPKPSWLAQPETLWSPWKLQGEELIEGKQDALRLSLADQLQAGIDIVSDGEQTRQHFVTTFIEHLSGVDFEKREIVKIRNRYDASVPTVIGAVVRQKPVFVEDAKFLRQQTTQPIKWALPGPMTMIDTLYDSHYKSREKLAWEFAKILNQEAKELEAAGVDIIQFDEPAFNVFFDEVNDWGIAALERAVEGLKCETAVHICYGYGIKANTDWKKTLGSEWRQYEEIFPKLQKSAIDIISLECQNSRVPMDLIELIRGKKVMVGAIDVATNTIETPEEVADTLRKALQFVDADKLYPSTNCGMTPLSRRVARGKLNALSAGAEIVRKELLAK